The following DNA comes from Streptococcus canis.
GGTCGTTTTTATGATAAAGAAACCTCTGAAAAAATAGCGTCGGAAAAAGGTTATACCTTTGTTGAAGACGCAGGACGTGGCTATCGTCGGGTGGTGGCATCACCTGCACCAAAAGATATTTTAGAATTGACCAGTATCAAGACCCTGATTGAAGCAGGGATCTTGGTAATTGCAGGGGGTGGCGGTGGTGTTCCTGTTATCAAAACCACTGACGGTTCCTATCAAGGAGTTCCAGCAGTTATTGACAAAGACCAGTCCAGTGCTCTGCTAGCTGGGAAATTAGGAGCTGACCAATTAATTATTCTGACGGCTGTTGAACATGTCTATATTCACTATGGCAAAGCGAATCAGGAGAGTTTGACAACGGTAACCACCAAGGAACTGATAGAATATGTCAATCGTGGGGAATTTGCCAAAGGCAGTATGCTGCCTAAAATCATAGCTTGCTTGAGTTTCCTTGATCACAATCCGGCAGGAACAGCTATCATAACCTCCTTAGAAGGTCTAGAAGACGCTTTAAATGGTAAAACGGGTACCCATATTACCAAGTAAAGCCTCAGGGTGTGAAAATAAGGAGGGTTAGCCCCCCAATATTTTCACCCCCTTTTT
Coding sequences within:
- the arcC gene encoding carbamate kinase, with translation MAKIVVALGGNALGNSPEEQLELVKGTAKSLVALIQAGHEVVISHGNGPQIGAINLGMNLAAEHGQGATFPFPECGAMSQGYIGYHLQQSLLNALRQEGMAKEVATLVTQIEVDPRDTAFQNLTKPIGRFYDKETSEKIASEKGYTFVEDAGRGYRRVVASPAPKDILELTSIKTLIEAGILVIAGGGGGVPVIKTTDGSYQGVPAVIDKDQSSALLAGKLGADQLIILTAVEHVYIHYGKANQESLTTVTTKELIEYVNRGEFAKGSMLPKIIACLSFLDHNPAGTAIITSLEGLEDALNGKTGTHITK